Proteins encoded by one window of Culicoides brevitarsis isolate CSIRO-B50_1 chromosome 2, AGI_CSIRO_Cbre_v1, whole genome shotgun sequence:
- the LOC134828338 gene encoding probable multidrug resistance-associated protein lethal(2)03659, with product METDKRNQRELPPCPREKANIFSYVLFIWILPIFWKGRKKDLDTDDLYQPMREHKSETLGDRLCKAWDQECEKKQALNKPPSLLSAMTSVFKWQLAFGGVMLFILEFAVRMTQPIFIGGLINYYSKVDGNINEAYLYAGGIILCTALNLLIIHPFMLEQCHLGMKLRIASISMIYRKSLRLTKNALGNTTSGQVVNLLSNDVGRFDTSILFIHYLWVTPLEILAVTIILYYQIEWSAFAGVGFLLGFMPIQMYIGKLAGTLRLKTAMRTDERVRFMNEIVQGIQVIKMYAWEKPFAKVVEMARLNELKEIKSISYIRGIMLSFIMFTSRTAIFLSLMMYVLLGQILTAEKAFVVTAYYNLLRSSAIIFFPQGIVQATETIVSVRRIQTFMMHPELPRSKEQLERNRVEKEKADLNMSNGNGTPAPPPSNVVVKISNVTAKWDPKYTENTLNNVTLNLEKQKLIAVIGPVGSGKSSLIQAILGELSIDSGSIEVNGDVSFASQEPWLFSSSIRQNILFGMPYDKKRYQEVVKVCALERDFTLFPNADKTLVGERGASLSGGQKARINLARAVYRDADIYFLDDPLSAVDAHVGRHLFDECIKNYLRKKAVILVTHQLQYLQSAHQIVIMEHGNVKATGTYDELSKSGLDFAKLLNNAEEETETVKRQLSRQDSVLSHESDLPEKRVSVMSVMSDGGPVAVAETSDTGSIGFAVYKQYFKAMGGWGKFLVLFFLLVFSQVLASGGDYFLTYWTNKEQQKIVEQTSYLHRFVRATDGFWHDFNQFFKDLYAYEYFDLYAFALIILLTIVVSLGRSFVFFNAAMKASANLHNAMFMGISRASMYFFNTNPSGRILNRFSKDMGQVDEILPGVMMDMVQIFLQLFGILTVVAIVNPWYILPTAVLVILFFFLRAIYLKTSINIKRIEAITRSPIYSHLGASLSGLSTIRAFKAEQMLIAEFDAHQDLHSSAFYLFLAAGRAFGFWLDESCLVYIALITMSFFVMGENGGNVGLVITQILGMTGMVQWGMRLSAELENNMTAVERVVEYHSVDPEGALESKPDKKPPATWPENGRIVFDNLSMRYAPDPKTECVLRELEFVIEPREKIGIVGRTGAGKSSLINALFRLSYNEGSILIDTRNTADMGLHDLRAKISIIPQEPVLFSGTLRYNLDPFDEYTDDKLWMSLEEVKLKEAISELPLGLLSKISEGGSNFSVGQRQLVCLARAILRDNKVLVMDEATANVDPQTDALIQETIRTKFADCTVLTIAHRLNTVMDSDKVLVMDAGRAIEFGPPYELLTTKEGPMIFHGMVKQTQNASFEQLLEVAKQSYEKNSSKKDN from the exons atggaaacCGACAAACGTAATCAACGTGAGCTGCCACCATGTCCACGTGAGAaggcaaacattttttcatatgttctatttat ATGGATCTTACCGATTTTTTGGAAAGGCCGCAAAAAGGACTTGGACACCGATGATCTTTACCAGCCCATGCGCGAACACAAATCCGAGACACTTGGTGACAGACTCTGCAAAGCATGGGATCAAGAGTGCGAGAAAAAACAGGCACTTAATAAGCCACCCTCACTTCTCAGTGCCATGACGAGTGTCTTTAAATGGCAACTTGCTTTTGGTGGTGTCATGCTGTTTATTCTGGAATTTGCCGTTCGCATGACGCAGCCAATTTTCATCGGAGGTCTCATCAATTACTACTCCAAAGTCGATGGAAATATCAATGAAGCGTATTTATATGCGGGAGGAATTATTCTGTGCACTGCCTTGAATTTGCTCATCATTCATCCGTTCATGCTGGAACAGTGCCATTTGGGTATGAAACTTCGTATTGCATCAATTAGCATGATTTACCGAAAAAGTTTGAGATTGACCAAAAATGCTCTCGGAAATACGACATCTGGACAAGTTGTAAATCTGTTGAGTAATGATGTCGGTCGATTTGATACATCGATTTTGTTTATTCACTATTTATGGGTCACTCCATTGGAAATTTTAGCAGTGACGATCATCTTGTATTACCAA ATTGAATGGTCAGCCTTTGCTGGAGTTGGATTTTTACTCGGTTTTATGCCAATTCAAa tGTACATTGGAAAGCTCGCAGGCACTCTTCGATTGAAGACAGCAATGCGCACCGATGAAAGAGTgcgttttatgaatgaaattgttCAAGGAATTCAAGTTATCAAGATGTATGCGTG ggAAAAACCGTTTGCCAAAGTTGTTGAAATGGCCCGTCTCAATGAACTGAAAGAAATCAAAAGTATTTCCTATATTCGTGGTATCATGTTATCTTTCATTATGTTCACTTCACGTACTGCGATTTTCCTCAGTTTGATGATGTATGTCTTGCTCGGACAGATCCTTACAGCTGAAAAGGCTTTTGTTGTCACAgc ttacTACAACTTACTTCGCTCATCTGCTATAATATTTTTCCCACAAGGAATTGTTCAAGCAACTGAAACAATTGTTTCTGTTCGTCGTATTCAAACTTTTATGATGCATCCTGAGCTTCCTCGTTCCAAAGAACAATTAGAACGCAATCGTGTCGAAAAAGAAAAGGCAGATTTGAACATGTCCAATGGCAATGGCACTCCAGCACCTCCACCATCAAATGTTGTCGTCAAAATCTCCAATGTCACCGCCAAATGGGATCCAAAGTACACGGAAAATACGTTAAATAACGTCACCTTGAAtttggaaaaacaaaaattgattgcaGTTATTGGACCCGTGGGTTCCGGCAAGTCATCTTTAATTCAAGCCATTTTGGGAGAGCTTTCCATTGATTCTGGTTCCATTGAAGTCAATGGCGACGTGTCGTTTGCATCTCAAGAACCATGGCTTTTTTCCTCCAGTATTCGACAAAACATCTTGTTTGGCATGCCTTACGACAAGAAACGGTATCAGGAAGTGGTGAAAGTTTGCGCCTTAGAACGGGATTTCACGCTGTTCCCGAATGCCGATAAAACGTTGGTTGGCGAACGTGGTGCCAGTTTGTCGGGTGGACAAAAAGCTCGTATTAATCTTGCACGTGCCGTGTATCGTGATGCTGACATTTATTTCTTGGATGATCCCTTGAGTGCGGTGGATGCTCACGTAGGTCGACATCTCTTCGATgagtgtattaaaaattatttgcgaaaaaaagctGTTATTCTGGTCACACATCAACTGCAGTACTTACAAAGCGCCCATCAAATCGTCATCATGGAACATGGAAATGTAAAAGCGACTGGAACTTATGATGAATTGAGCAAGTCTGGATTGGATTTcgcaaaattattgaataacgCTGAAGAAGAGACAGAAACTGTTAAAAGACAATTATCGCGACAAGATAGTGTCTTGAGTCATGAAAGCGATTTACCGGAAAAACGTGTCAGTGTTATGAGTGTGATGTCGGACGGTGGACCAGTGGCTGTTGCAGAGACTTCGGACACGGGAAGCATTGGATTTGCCGTTTACAAACAATATTTCAAAGCAATGGGTggttggggaaaatttttagttttatttttcctccttGTGTTCTCGCAAGTGCTCGCTAGTGGAGGTGACTACTTCCTTACTTACTGGACTAACaaggaacaacaaaaaattgttgagcAAACTTCGTACTTGCATCGTTTCGTGCGCGCAACAGACGGATTTTGGCACGATTTCAATCAATTCTTTAAGGATCTCTATGCCTACGAGTATTTTGATTTGTATGCTTTTGCGCTGATCATTCTGCTGACAATTGTGGTGTCACTTGGACGTAGTTTTGTGTTCTTTAATGCTGCGATGAAGGCATCGGCAAACTTGCATAACGCCATGTTCATGGGAATCAGTAGAGCTTCGATGTATTTCTTCAACACAAATCCATCTGGGCGTATTTTGAATCGTTTTTCGAAGGATATGGGTCAAGTAGATGAGATTTTGCCAGGTGTTATGATGGATATGGTACAAATCTTCCTCCAACTGTTTGGTATTTTGACGGTTGTGGCTATCGTCAATCCATGGTATATCCTTCCTACAGCAGTTCTGGTgattcttttcttcttcttgagaGCTATTTACCTGAAAACAAGTATCAATATAAAGCGGATTGAAGCAATAA CTCGTTCCCCTATTTATAGTCACTTAGGAGCAAGTTTGAGCGGATTATCAACGATTCGGGCTTTCAAAGCGGAACAGATGTTGATTGCTGAATTTGACGCACATCAGGACTTGCATAGCTCAGCATTTTATCTTTTCTTAGCAGCAGGTCGTGCCTTTGGGTTCTG gTTGGATGAAAGTTGCTTGGTTTATATTGCTCTTATCACGATGAGTTTCTTCGTGATGGGTGAGAATGGTGGAAATGTTGGTTTAGTTATCACCCAAATTTTGGGAATGACAGGAATGGTTCAATG GGGAATGCGTCTATCAGCTGAATTGGAAAACAACATGACAGCGGTAGAGCGTGTCGTTGAATATCACAGTGTTGATCCCGAAGGTGCTTTGGAATCCAAGCCAGACAAAAAACCACCTGCCACATGGCCAGAGAATGGTCGCATTGTTTTTGACAATCTTTCGATGCGTTATGCGCCAGATCCCAAAACGGAATGTGTCTTGCGCGAATTGGAATTTGTCATTGAGCCACGCGAAAAAATTGGCATTGTCGGTCGAACGGGAGCAGGAAAATCATCTCTCATCAATGCTCTCTTCCGATTGTCGTACAACGAGGGTTCCATTCTCATCGACACTCGCAATACGGCAGATATGGGATTGCATGACTTGCGTGCCAAAATCTCCATTATCCCGCAAGAACCGGTCCTCTTCTCCGGAACCCTCAGATATAACTTGGATCCGTTTGACGAGTACACGGACGACAAATTGTGGATGTCTCTGGAAGAAGTGAAGCTCAAGGAGGCCATCAGTGAACTGCCATTGGGACTTTTGTCGAAGATTTCCGAAGGTGGCAGTAATTTCAGTGTGGGACAGCGACAACTTGTGTGTTTGGCACGTGCCATCTTGCGTGACAACAAGGTTTTAGTGATGGACGAGGCGACGGCTAACGTTGATCCACAAACGGATGCACTGATCCAGGAGACAATTAGAACGAAATTCGCCGATTGCACGGTACTGACAATTGCTCATAGATTGAACACAGTCATGGATTCTGACAAAGTGCTAGTCATGGATGCTGGAAGAGCCATCGAGTTTGGACCACCGTATGAACTATTAACCACTAAAGAAGGCCCAATGATTTTCCATGGAATGGTCAAGCAAACGCAAAATGCTTCGTTCGAACAGTTGTTAGAAGTTGCTAAACAG AGTTACgaaaaaaactcatcaaaaaagGACAATTGA